In the Sebastes fasciatus isolate fSebFas1 chromosome 20, fSebFas1.pri, whole genome shotgun sequence genome, one interval contains:
- the LOC141758914 gene encoding putative endonuclease 4 isoform X3, with amino-acid sequence MLCKTRKRKAEEAFKGEKEKEKEDTEEKKDAEERGGRRRKDCVNNKYIGVHGGIQGGIWKAVGSSSEMGGSSFALFLGSQRSWKRPALDQSAAAKFREQCSLQGYDPAHILPHGSYLMNCGSPKEDVFEKSQALLVDELSRCSLLGLNLYNFHPGSSLGSITTEQCVEKIAGAINHAHQQTPAVVTVLENMSGQGNTLGGKFSELKNIIDKVRDQTRVGVCLDTCHAFAAGYDVAAEGGVKAMLDEFDKEVGLRYLKAIHLNDSKGKLGCNLDRHEDIGKGHIGIPAFRDIVNEPRLDNIPLILETPGRPGFEYAEQIELLYSLCEKK; translated from the exons ATGTTGTGTAAGA CAAGGAAAAGGAAAGCCGAGGAGGCTTttaaaggagaaaaagagaaggaaaaggaggacacagaggagaagaaggatgctgaggagagaggaggcaggaggaggaaggattgtgtgaataataaatacattggAGTTCATGGTGGCATTCAAG GTGGGATATGGAAAGCAGTGGGGTCCAGCTCAGAGATGGGTGGCAGCAGTTTCGCCCTGTTTCTGGGCTCCCAGCGGTCATGGAAGAGGCCTGCATTGGACCAGTCAGCTGCAGCCAAGTTTCGTGAGCAATGCTCCCTACAGGGGTATGACCCAGCTCACATCCTGCCTCATGGATCCTACCTGATGAACTGCGGATCTCCCAAAGAGG ATGTGTTTGAGAAGAGCCAGGCCCTGCTGGTGGATGAGCTCAGCCGCTGCAGCCTCCTGGGCCTCAACCTTTACAACTTCCACCCTGGCTCCTCCCTGGGCTCCATCACCACTGAGCAGTGTGTGGAGAAGATAGCAGGGGCCATTAACCACGCTCACCAGCAAACACCTGCAGTGGTTACAG TGTTGGAGAACATGAGCGGTCAGGGCAACACGTTGGGTGGTAAATTCTCTGAGCTGAAGAACATCATAGACAAAGTGAGAGACCAGACCAGGGTAGGAGTGTGTCTGGATACCTGCCATGCCTTCGCAGCAG GATATGACGTGGCTGCAGAGGGAGGAGTGAAGGCCATGCTGGATGAGTTTGATAAGGAAGTGGGGCTCCGCTATCTTAAAGCCATCCATCTCAATGACTCTAAAG GTAAACTAGGCTGCAACCTGGATCGCCATGAGGACATCGGTAAAGGTCACATCGGAATCCCTGCTTTCCGAGACATCGTCAACGagcccagactggacaacaTCCCTCTGATACTGGAGACACCTGGACG GCCAGGGTTCGAGTATGCCGAGCAGATTGAACTTCTCTATTCCCTCTGTGAGAAAAAATAG
- the LOC141758914 gene encoding putative endonuclease 4 isoform X1: protein MLLGISATHNFLLKAWVRKRGARKRKAEEAFKGEKEKEKEDTEEKKDAEERGGRRRKDCVNNKYIGVHGGIQGGIWKAVGSSSEMGGSSFALFLGSQRSWKRPALDQSAAAKFREQCSLQGYDPAHILPHGSYLMNCGSPKEDVFEKSQALLVDELSRCSLLGLNLYNFHPGSSLGSITTEQCVEKIAGAINHAHQQTPAVVTVLENMSGQGNTLGGKFSELKNIIDKVRDQTRVGVCLDTCHAFAAGYDVAAEGGVKAMLDEFDKEVGLRYLKAIHLNDSKGKLGCNLDRHEDIGKGHIGIPAFRDIVNEPRLDNIPLILETPGRPGFEYAEQIELLYSLCEKK from the exons atgttgCTGGGCATTAGCGCAACTCATAACTTTCTCTTGAAAGCATGGGTCCGAAAAAGAGGAGCAAGGAAAAGGAAAGCCGAGGAGGCTTttaaaggagaaaaagagaaggaaaaggaggacacagaggagaagaaggatgctgaggagagaggaggcaggaggaggaaggattgtgtgaataataaatacattggAGTTCATGGTGGCATTCAAG GTGGGATATGGAAAGCAGTGGGGTCCAGCTCAGAGATGGGTGGCAGCAGTTTCGCCCTGTTTCTGGGCTCCCAGCGGTCATGGAAGAGGCCTGCATTGGACCAGTCAGCTGCAGCCAAGTTTCGTGAGCAATGCTCCCTACAGGGGTATGACCCAGCTCACATCCTGCCTCATGGATCCTACCTGATGAACTGCGGATCTCCCAAAGAGG ATGTGTTTGAGAAGAGCCAGGCCCTGCTGGTGGATGAGCTCAGCCGCTGCAGCCTCCTGGGCCTCAACCTTTACAACTTCCACCCTGGCTCCTCCCTGGGCTCCATCACCACTGAGCAGTGTGTGGAGAAGATAGCAGGGGCCATTAACCACGCTCACCAGCAAACACCTGCAGTGGTTACAG TGTTGGAGAACATGAGCGGTCAGGGCAACACGTTGGGTGGTAAATTCTCTGAGCTGAAGAACATCATAGACAAAGTGAGAGACCAGACCAGGGTAGGAGTGTGTCTGGATACCTGCCATGCCTTCGCAGCAG GATATGACGTGGCTGCAGAGGGAGGAGTGAAGGCCATGCTGGATGAGTTTGATAAGGAAGTGGGGCTCCGCTATCTTAAAGCCATCCATCTCAATGACTCTAAAG GTAAACTAGGCTGCAACCTGGATCGCCATGAGGACATCGGTAAAGGTCACATCGGAATCCCTGCTTTCCGAGACATCGTCAACGagcccagactggacaacaTCCCTCTGATACTGGAGACACCTGGACG GCCAGGGTTCGAGTATGCCGAGCAGATTGAACTTCTCTATTCCCTCTGTGAGAAAAAATAG
- the LOC141758914 gene encoding putative endonuclease 4 isoform X4, whose amino-acid sequence MLLGISATHNFLLKAWVRKRGARKRKAEEAFKGEKEKEKEDTEEKKDAEERGGGIWKAVGSSSEMGGSSFALFLGSQRSWKRPALDQSAAAKFREQCSLQGYDPAHILPHGSYLMNCGSPKEDVFEKSQALLVDELSRCSLLGLNLYNFHPGSSLGSITTEQCVEKIAGAINHAHQQTPAVVTVLENMSGQGNTLGGKFSELKNIIDKVRDQTRVGVCLDTCHAFAAGYDVAAEGGVKAMLDEFDKEVGLRYLKAIHLNDSKGKLGCNLDRHEDIGKGHIGIPAFRDIVNEPRLDNIPLILETPGRPGFEYAEQIELLYSLCEKK is encoded by the exons atgttgCTGGGCATTAGCGCAACTCATAACTTTCTCTTGAAAGCATGGGTCCGAAAAAGAGGAGCAAGGAAAAGGAAAGCCGAGGAGGCTTttaaaggagaaaaagagaaggaaaaggaggacacagaggagaagaaggatgctgaggagagaggag GTGGGATATGGAAAGCAGTGGGGTCCAGCTCAGAGATGGGTGGCAGCAGTTTCGCCCTGTTTCTGGGCTCCCAGCGGTCATGGAAGAGGCCTGCATTGGACCAGTCAGCTGCAGCCAAGTTTCGTGAGCAATGCTCCCTACAGGGGTATGACCCAGCTCACATCCTGCCTCATGGATCCTACCTGATGAACTGCGGATCTCCCAAAGAGG ATGTGTTTGAGAAGAGCCAGGCCCTGCTGGTGGATGAGCTCAGCCGCTGCAGCCTCCTGGGCCTCAACCTTTACAACTTCCACCCTGGCTCCTCCCTGGGCTCCATCACCACTGAGCAGTGTGTGGAGAAGATAGCAGGGGCCATTAACCACGCTCACCAGCAAACACCTGCAGTGGTTACAG TGTTGGAGAACATGAGCGGTCAGGGCAACACGTTGGGTGGTAAATTCTCTGAGCTGAAGAACATCATAGACAAAGTGAGAGACCAGACCAGGGTAGGAGTGTGTCTGGATACCTGCCATGCCTTCGCAGCAG GATATGACGTGGCTGCAGAGGGAGGAGTGAAGGCCATGCTGGATGAGTTTGATAAGGAAGTGGGGCTCCGCTATCTTAAAGCCATCCATCTCAATGACTCTAAAG GTAAACTAGGCTGCAACCTGGATCGCCATGAGGACATCGGTAAAGGTCACATCGGAATCCCTGCTTTCCGAGACATCGTCAACGagcccagactggacaacaTCCCTCTGATACTGGAGACACCTGGACG GCCAGGGTTCGAGTATGCCGAGCAGATTGAACTTCTCTATTCCCTCTGTGAGAAAAAATAG
- the LOC141758914 gene encoding putative endonuclease 4 isoform X2, with protein MGPKKRGARKRKAEEAFRGEKEEEEDTEEKKDAEERGGRRRKDCGSNKYIGAHVGIQGGIWKAVGSSSEMGGSSFALFLGSQRSWKRPALDQSAAAKFREQCSLQGYDPAHILPHGSYLMNCGSPKEDVFEKSQALLVDELSRCSLLGLNLYNFHPGSSLGSITTEQCVEKIAGAINHAHQQTPAVVTVLENMSGQGNTLGGKFSELKNIIDKVRDQTRVGVCLDTCHAFAAGYDVAAEGGVKAMLDEFDKEVGLRYLKAIHLNDSKGKLGCNLDRHEDIGKGHIGIPAFRDIVNEPRLDNIPLILETPGRPGFEYAEQIELLYSLCEKK; from the exons ATGGGTCCGAAAAAGAGAGGAGCGAGGAAAAGGAAAGCCGAGGAGGCTTTtagaggagaaaaggaggaagaggaggacactgaggagaagaaggatgctgaggagagaggaggcaggaggaggaaggattGTGGGAGTAATAAATACATTGGAGCTCATGTTGGCATTCAAG GTGGGATATGGAAAGCAGTGGGGTCCAGCTCAGAGATGGGTGGCAGCAGTTTCGCCCTGTTTCTGGGCTCCCAGCGGTCATGGAAGAGGCCTGCATTGGACCAGTCAGCTGCAGCCAAGTTTCGTGAGCAATGCTCCCTACAGGGGTATGACCCAGCTCACATCCTGCCTCATGGATCCTACCTGATGAACTGCGGATCTCCCAAAGAGG ATGTGTTTGAGAAGAGCCAGGCCCTGCTGGTGGATGAGCTCAGCCGCTGCAGCCTCCTGGGCCTCAACCTTTACAACTTCCACCCTGGCTCCTCCCTGGGCTCCATCACCACTGAGCAGTGTGTGGAGAAGATAGCAGGGGCCATTAACCACGCTCACCAGCAAACACCTGCAGTGGTTACAG TGTTGGAGAACATGAGCGGTCAGGGCAACACGTTGGGTGGTAAATTCTCTGAGCTGAAGAACATCATAGACAAAGTGAGAGACCAGACCAGGGTAGGAGTGTGTCTGGATACCTGCCATGCCTTCGCAGCAG GATATGACGTGGCTGCAGAGGGAGGAGTGAAGGCCATGCTGGATGAGTTTGATAAGGAAGTGGGGCTCCGCTATCTTAAAGCCATCCATCTCAATGACTCTAAAG GTAAACTAGGCTGCAACCTGGATCGCCATGAGGACATCGGTAAAGGTCACATCGGAATCCCTGCTTTCCGAGACATCGTCAACGagcccagactggacaacaTCCCTCTGATACTGGAGACACCTGGACG GCCAGGGTTCGAGTATGCCGAGCAGATTGAACTTCTCTATTCCCTCTGTGAGAAAAAATAG